The proteins below come from a single Iocasia fonsfrigidae genomic window:
- a CDS encoding type II secretion system F family protein, protein MSSGDDMVEYTYQAYNKTGKQVSGSIEAVTENEAARKLSSEGLYPFKLEMKSKLGNDARGLRYTTSNNRSEMQIFFTRQLANLLLAGVQLADALNILVKMMSNNSYQGIVENIYKSLKSGKSFADSLTTSAGKFSANYINMIQAGEESGALGLTCQKLAADLEERKKLKSFILTSLIYPVILLIVSILAVTVMLVFVLPRFIEIYQSYNMTLPWITQIVLSFSFFLKTNWINIAILFIAAITSSWFYFSTTAGKNNIDRFVLYTPFLGNLVKKVKTSDFAASLSLMLGSGVPLLKSLSIIAETAGNVVYRDGIRKTAEGVKKGKKLSEALSSSGVFPQILNYMIMIGEETGQLPRMLEQVAEQYKEEYQNNINRLLNLFEPLAILVMGTLIGGIIIAMLLPILGINTISF, encoded by the coding sequence TTGAGTTCAGGTGATGACATGGTTGAGTATACCTATCAGGCATATAACAAAACTGGAAAACAGGTTTCAGGGAGTATCGAGGCAGTTACGGAAAATGAGGCTGCCAGAAAACTTTCAAGTGAAGGATTATATCCGTTTAAATTGGAAATGAAAAGCAAGTTAGGAAATGATGCCAGGGGTTTACGCTATACCACATCTAATAATAGAAGTGAAATGCAGATATTTTTCACCAGACAGCTGGCTAATTTATTATTAGCAGGGGTCCAGTTAGCTGATGCTTTAAACATTTTGGTAAAAATGATGAGTAATAATAGTTATCAAGGGATAGTAGAAAACATATATAAATCCCTTAAGAGCGGTAAGAGTTTTGCTGATTCACTCACTACATCTGCAGGAAAATTTTCTGCTAATTATATAAATATGATCCAGGCCGGGGAAGAGAGTGGCGCCCTGGGTTTAACCTGTCAAAAGCTTGCCGCTGATCTGGAAGAGAGAAAAAAGCTTAAATCATTTATCTTAACTAGTTTAATATATCCAGTTATTTTACTGATAGTCTCTATTCTGGCTGTTACAGTTATGCTGGTTTTTGTACTACCCAGATTTATTGAGATATACCAATCATATAATATGACTTTACCCTGGATTACTCAAATTGTATTAAGTTTTAGCTTTTTTTTAAAAACTAACTGGATAAATATTGCTATACTTTTTATAGCTGCTATAACTAGCAGCTGGTTTTATTTTAGTACTACAGCGGGGAAAAACAATATTGATAGGTTTGTTTTATATACCCCCTTTCTAGGTAATCTTGTCAAAAAAGTAAAGACAAGTGATTTTGCAGCAAGTTTGAGCCTGATGCTGGGGAGTGGTGTTCCACTTTTAAAATCATTAAGTATTATTGCTGAAACTGCTGGTAATGTAGTCTATAGAGATGGTATCAGAAAAACAGCAGAGGGGGTTAAGAAGGGAAAAAAATTATCAGAAGCCCTGAGCAGTTCCGGTGTTTTTCCTCAAATTCTAAACTATATGATAATGATCGGTGAAGAAACCGGTCAACTTCCCAGGATGCTGGAACAGGTGGCTGAACAATATAAGGAGGAGTACCAGAATAACATCAATAGATTATTAAATTTATTTGAACCATTGGCGATTTTGGTGATGGGGACATTAATCGGTGGTATTATAATAGCAATGTTACTACCGATTCTGGGTATTAATACAATATCATTTTAG
- the gspG gene encoding type II secretion system major pseudopilin GspG: MLRTLKKEDGFTLIEILIVVVIIGFLAATVGPNLFNRVSEARQTAAQNQMDIFKLALDNYRLDNGQYPTTQQGLAALIKEPGIPPLAKNWNGPYLDKKEIPLDPWGNEYQYLIPGNHNDHKYDLWSRGKDGSDGDEDGSGEGADVTNW; this comes from the coding sequence ATGTTAAGAACTTTAAAAAAAGAAGATGGTTTTACATTGATAGAAATATTGATAGTAGTAGTAATTATAGGTTTTCTGGCAGCTACTGTCGGCCCGAACTTATTTAACAGGGTATCTGAGGCCAGACAAACAGCAGCTCAGAATCAAATGGATATTTTTAAACTGGCCTTAGATAATTATCGACTGGATAATGGTCAGTATCCAACAACCCAGCAGGGGCTGGCAGCTTTAATAAAAGAACCGGGTATTCCACCTCTGGCAAAGAACTGGAATGGTCCTTATCTAGATAAAAAGGAGATCCCCCTTGATCCCTGGGGAAATGAATATCAGTATCTTATCCCTGGTAACCATAATGACCATAAATATGACCTCTGGTCCAGGGGGAAAGATGGTAGTGATGGTGATGAAGACGGAAGTGGTGAAGGGGCAGATGTTACTAACTGGTAG
- a CDS encoding pilus assembly FimT family protein, with protein MMVMKTEVVKGQMLLTGRERGTTLIEVLILMMLIAVVSAVIIPSFGGLKDSIMVNTYQRKIDRYFNIIRRSAVNSGQEETINLGRNNISCNLSNGESLKLDFADENILTLEYEEKQIIFYPDGTSSGGEILLVFNKKERYYFQINSITGETGWYEP; from the coding sequence GTGATGGTGATGAAGACGGAAGTGGTGAAGGGGCAGATGTTACTAACTGGTAGAGAGAGAGGTACTACCTTGATAGAGGTATTGATTCTGATGATGCTAATTGCTGTTGTCAGTGCAGTAATTATCCCTTCTTTTGGTGGACTCAAAGATAGCATAATGGTTAATACATATCAACGTAAAATAGACAGGTATTTTAATATAATTAGAAGAAGTGCCGTTAATAGTGGACAGGAAGAGACTATTAATCTTGGTAGAAATAATATAAGCTGTAATTTAAGTAATGGTGAAAGCCTTAAACTGGATTTTGCAGATGAAAATATCTTGACCCTGGAATATGAAGAAAAACAGATTATATTTTATCCTGATGGGACAAGTTCCGGTGGGGAGATATTATTGGTTTTTAATAAGAAAGAAAGATATTACTTTCAGATTAATTCTATTACAGGAGAAACAGGGTGGTATGAACCATGA
- a CDS encoding prepilin-type N-terminal cleavage/methylation domain-containing protein encodes MSNEKGFTLIEVLIAMVILGISFTILIEGYRTIMASAERNRDYLLAAKWSEDKLISIVNGDDSDRRGYFEENGKEYSWWVEEKCLDDNLIRFDLIMSWPGLRAEIKYSCSRYLVRSQ; translated from the coding sequence ATGAGTAATGAAAAAGGCTTTACCCTGATTGAGGTTCTCATAGCCATGGTTATACTAGGGATCAGTTTTACTATCCTGATAGAAGGATATAGAACTATTATGGCCAGTGCAGAGAGGAATAGAGATTATCTACTGGCTGCCAAATGGTCTGAAGATAAATTAATAAGTATTGTCAATGGTGACGACTCGGACCGCCGTGGTTATTTTGAAGAAAACGGTAAAGAGTATAGCTGGTGGGTAGAAGAAAAATGCCTTGATGATAATCTTATTAGATTTGATTTAATAATGAGCTGGCCGGGTCTAAGGGCAGAAATAAAATATAGCTGTAGTAGATATCTAGTAAGGAGCCAGTAA
- a CDS encoding PulJ/GspJ family protein, translating to MKEEGFTLLEILIAITITGIVFGAVFAFLHQGLMIWEDFGEDEDYSQYIRVLDSNLKNDLKYIFCSEYSTKNLLKGDYYSGLEFYILKDDILQKIRYEADYRQNSIVKTATTIDELTEDTEEKTISFVVGKEITDILFYYYNPENNYWESSWSYSDETKGYLPAAVKIEIKHRKGDNIEKLVEILGEIYVGRIYK from the coding sequence ATGAAGGAAGAAGGTTTTACTTTACTGGAGATTTTAATAGCTATAACGATTACAGGAATTGTATTTGGAGCTGTTTTTGCCTTTTTACACCAGGGACTAATGATCTGGGAGGATTTTGGAGAAGATGAGGATTACAGTCAGTATATCCGGGTTCTGGATAGTAATTTAAAAAATGACCTTAAATATATTTTTTGCTCTGAATATAGTACAAAAAATTTGTTAAAGGGTGATTATTATAGTGGTCTGGAGTTTTACATATTAAAGGATGACATCTTACAGAAGATTAGATATGAAGCGGATTACCGGCAGAATAGTATTGTAAAAACTGCTACAACAATTGATGAGTTAACTGAAGACACAGAAGAAAAAACAATATCCTTTGTAGTTGGTAAAGAAATAACTGACATATTATTCTATTATTATAATCCGGAGAATAATTATTGGGAAAGCAGTTGGTCATATAGTGATGAGACGAAAGGCTATCTACCGGCTGCTGTAAAGATTGAAATCAAACACCGAAAAGGTGATAATATCGAGAAGCTGGTGGAGATATTAGGGGAGATTTATGTAGGTAGAATATATAAATAA
- a CDS encoding PilN domain-containing protein yields MEFFKKYQTYILIDDSIIQLVQLKKGELIFNNVYDFNPLQNRISEYLEMLQKKTKTVKIIVPSTKLMIKTLELPPVSDNKINDILQFKFINELPYASNEIYYRYLRNSKSADKQGLAVAVSKKYITEITELCSKEGLAIKGLLPLSPLFYLDYHNKQGIEDSLYININCHYCYFTLIYNNDSYLKGCGYTGKIDLYDEIVRIYEYGQEEIGQKEISIVINGETVNFNDINKFLTGLDIASIDDNRLWKKFYSLEKRLISLDFYQLLPQVKQQKKRIKSISIGILLLLIFLVNGTTLYYKWQDKKNYIDYLATLETKQQTIVDEIEQLNEECQLIAVELEFYSNIIGENNYSYLPWLQEISNLLPEGTRVNSINFKDKELVLLAGKAKSAADVLAALESSSLFSQLHFIGSINLEEDLESFKIAGDLIYETNN; encoded by the coding sequence GTGGAGTTCTTTAAAAAATACCAGACTTATATTTTGATTGATGATAGTATTATCCAGTTAGTTCAGCTAAAAAAGGGAGAATTAATATTTAATAATGTTTACGATTTTAACCCACTGCAGAACAGAATATCAGAATACTTGGAAATGTTGCAAAAAAAGACAAAAACAGTCAAAATAATAGTTCCATCAACGAAATTAATGATAAAAACCCTGGAACTACCACCGGTTTCTGATAATAAAATTAACGATATCTTACAATTTAAATTTATTAATGAATTACCATATGCCAGTAATGAAATTTATTACAGGTATCTAAGAAACAGTAAATCTGCTGATAAGCAGGGACTGGCTGTTGCCGTCAGCAAAAAATACATAACAGAGATTACCGAGCTTTGTTCCAAAGAGGGTCTTGCAATTAAAGGTCTCTTACCCCTAAGCCCTTTGTTCTATCTAGATTATCATAATAAACAGGGGATTGAGGACAGCCTTTATATTAATATTAACTGTCATTATTGTTATTTTACTTTGATTTATAATAATGATAGTTACCTAAAAGGATGTGGATATACTGGTAAAATTGATTTATATGATGAAATAGTAAGGATATATGAATATGGTCAGGAAGAGATTGGCCAGAAAGAGATTTCTATTGTTATAAATGGTGAAACAGTTAACTTTAATGATATAAATAAATTTCTGACAGGTCTGGATATTGCTAGTATAGATGATAATCGGCTCTGGAAAAAATTTTATAGTTTAGAAAAGAGACTCATCTCACTGGATTTTTATCAATTGCTTCCACAGGTTAAACAGCAGAAAAAAAGAATAAAGTCTATTTCTATTGGTATTTTACTACTATTAATTTTCTTAGTTAACGGGACAACCCTTTATTATAAATGGCAAGATAAAAAAAATTATATTGACTATCTTGCTACTCTTGAAACTAAGCAACAGACAATAGTTGATGAAATAGAACAGCTTAATGAAGAATGTCAGCTTATTGCTGTCGAACTGGAATTTTATAGTAATATTATAGGTGAAAACAACTACAGTTACCTGCCCTGGCTGCAGGAAATAAGTAATCTCCTACCAGAAGGAACCAGGGTAAATAGCATAAATTTTAAGGATAAAGAACTAGTGCTTCTGGCAGGTAAAGCTAAATCAGCAGCTGATGTACTGGCTGCTCTGGAGAGTTCCTCACTTTTTTCCCAATTACATTTTATCGGTAGTATCAATCTGGAAGAGGATCTGGAGAGTTTTAAGATTGCAGGTGATTTAATCTATGAAACTAACAATTAG
- a CDS encoding secretin and TonB N-terminal domain-containing protein, with product MRSNKYVLIFLILVFCILSTNVTAEDKLVTLKVRGANINDVLLMLTEQSGINLVPDETVQGQVTIDLRDVNIQDALRTLTIAYGYHFDMIADNIYLVSREGFNQPAEINVKNGRLTVIVENGDIRNILNQIAQMAALNIVMDAQINGTVSANIKDVPLEIGLMSFLQANGFSLSKSNNIYRIFASGKGGMPNNLSISVVDGMVSIDVQQADLSEVLRTISRLATINMVLFSGVRDTIDLKLDNVPLEEVIDVILSGTRFTYKYSEGVYLIGDKNPNSYSANLLTTNEIIPLEYLQVEDVPQLLPNNFPTANVKVIKEQNALMVTGTQQEIDGLKKYINKIDAKIPQIVVDALIIQLNKSKNEGQGIKIGSLYEDNDNEEKATVLFDTAEGQINYKSVLKLPNDFYFKINNLVTQGLATVKARPNITTLNGQQANIDVSTTQYYKIVETDSDGNEDISYESVSAGVTLEVTPWVSSTGEITLNLKPVVSNIGSAALDGGRPPVDRREASTTIRIKDGHTIVLGGLIQDVRSNTKTKVPFFSKLPLIGSLFRTNDSDISQTELVIYITPHVLKEREEDVKEDMQEMNDKVDKVGEGI from the coding sequence ATGAGGTCTAATAAATATGTTTTAATTTTTCTTATCTTAGTGTTTTGTATTCTGTCAACAAATGTTACAGCTGAGGATAAATTAGTAACACTTAAAGTACGTGGTGCTAACATTAATGATGTCTTGTTAATGTTAACAGAACAGAGTGGGATCAATCTGGTGCCTGATGAAACTGTACAGGGTCAGGTGACTATTGATTTAAGGGATGTAAATATACAGGATGCTTTAAGGACCTTGACTATTGCCTATGGTTATCATTTTGATATGATAGCAGATAATATCTATCTGGTTAGTAGAGAAGGTTTTAACCAGCCAGCAGAAATAAATGTAAAAAATGGTCGTCTGACTGTAATTGTAGAAAATGGAGACATCAGGAATATATTGAATCAAATAGCGCAAATGGCTGCTCTAAATATTGTGATGGATGCCCAGATAAATGGTACTGTATCGGCGAATATCAAAGATGTGCCTCTGGAGATTGGTTTAATGAGTTTTTTACAGGCCAATGGTTTTTCTCTAAGCAAGAGTAATAACATCTACCGTATCTTTGCCAGTGGCAAAGGTGGAATGCCGAATAATCTATCAATCTCTGTGGTAGATGGAATGGTCAGTATTGATGTCCAGCAGGCAGACCTGAGTGAAGTTTTAAGAACTATTTCGAGACTGGCTACTATTAATATGGTGCTCTTTAGTGGAGTGCGTGACACAATAGACTTAAAACTTGATAATGTGCCCCTTGAAGAGGTAATTGATGTTATTCTATCAGGAACTAGATTTACTTATAAGTATAGTGAAGGGGTCTATCTTATTGGAGATAAAAATCCTAATAGTTATTCTGCTAATCTTTTAACTACAAATGAAATAATACCTCTGGAATATTTACAGGTGGAGGATGTACCACAGCTTTTACCTAATAATTTTCCCACAGCAAATGTCAAAGTAATTAAAGAACAAAATGCCTTAATGGTGACCGGAACACAGCAGGAGATTGATGGACTGAAAAAATACATTAATAAGATAGATGCCAAGATACCTCAAATAGTTGTTGATGCCTTGATTATCCAATTAAACAAAAGTAAAAATGAAGGCCAGGGTATTAAAATCGGTTCACTATATGAGGATAATGATAATGAAGAAAAAGCTACAGTTCTTTTTGATACTGCCGAAGGACAGATTAACTATAAATCGGTCTTAAAACTACCCAATGATTTCTATTTTAAAATTAATAATCTTGTTACTCAAGGGTTGGCTACAGTCAAAGCCCGTCCTAATATCACTACTTTAAACGGACAGCAGGCCAATATAGATGTTAGTACTACTCAGTATTATAAGATTGTTGAGACAGATAGCGATGGTAATGAAGATATATCATATGAGAGTGTGAGTGCCGGGGTAACCCTGGAAGTAACACCCTGGGTCAGTAGTACTGGAGAGATAACCCTTAATCTAAAACCTGTAGTTAGTAATATCGGTTCTGCTGCTCTTGATGGTGGTCGACCTCCGGTTGACCGCCGGGAGGCCAGTACTACAATCAGGATAAAAGATGGCCATACTATAGTTCTTGGTGGGTTAATACAGGATGTAAGGTCAAATACTAAAACCAAAGTACCGTTTTTCAGTAAACTGCCGCTTATCGGCTCCTTATTCCGTACAAATGACAGTGATATATCCCAGACAGAGCTGGTTATTTATATAACCCCACATGTTCTTAAAGAGCGAGAGGAGGATGTCAAAGAAGATATGCAGGAGATGAATGATAAAGTTGATAAGGTTGGAGAGGGGATTTAG